From Diadema setosum chromosome 5, eeDiaSeto1, whole genome shotgun sequence, the proteins below share one genomic window:
- the LOC140228564 gene encoding uncharacterized protein: MSTQTRKVLPRKVKQDRKCDSGVENRGATLPSPKNSTPPPRRRASAAQPASPPRVNHHPETTSTAAAAAPVPSDTHDMPDMSRDLHDKRDDVTSPEGIARYFHEATEKFERMIKKAVDSLIENIKQVETHLGQAIEFESRRVTEVENRNLQLEKRMGELEKEVSTLRSEVERHNSAINKSERFSRRNNIRIVGIPESTNADEDCTALVENITKEKFGLDIKVERAHRDGKASKDRPRHILFKTLSYREKVDIMKNQRLKLAKEAYFMTDDLTADDLAEKRKWSTAVQELYKNGVKLRFFAGKWRNRTGVPHIFLSSS, encoded by the coding sequence ATGAGTACCCAGACAAGGAAGGTGCTGCCAAGGAAGGTAAAACAAGACAGGAAATGTGATTCTGGGGTGGAAAACCGTGGCGCCACTCTCCCTTCTCCGAAGAATTCTACGCCGCCACCAAGGAGACGGGCTTCCGCAGCTCAACCCGCCAGCCCACCCCGGGTAAACCACCACCCCGAGACCACTTCAACTGCAGCGGCCGCAGCACCCGTGCCATCCGATACCCACGACATGCCCGACATGTCAAGAGATCTCCATGACAAAAGGGATGACGTAACTTCACCCGAAGGAATTGCCCGCTACTTCCACGAAGCAACAGAAAAGTTCGAACGAATGATAAAGAAAGCGGTGGATTCCTTGATTGAAAACATCAAACAGGTGGAGACACATCTGGGACAGGCTATCGAGTTTGAAAGCAGGAGAGTGACGGAGGTCGAGAACAGGAATCTGCAGCTGGAGAAAAGAATGGGCGAGCTGGAAAAAGAGGTCAGTACGCTGAGATCAGAAGTGGAGAGGCACAACTCAGCCATCAACAAGAGTGAAAGGTTCTCACGGAGGAACAACATTCGCATCGTGGGTATACCCGAGTCCACCAATGCCGACGAGGACTGCACAGCTCTCGTCGAGAACATCACGAAGGAGAAGTTTGGCCTTGACATCAAAGTAGAAAGAGCGCACCGCGATGGAAAAGCCTCAAAGGATCGGCCCAGACACATCCTCTTCAAAACCCTGTCATACCGCGAGAAAGTCGACATCATGAAGAATCAGCGTCTGAAGCTCGCGAAGGAAGCGTACTTCATGACAGACGATCTTACAGCTGACGATCTGGCTGAGAAGAGGAAATGGTCCACAGCCGTTCAGGAGCTGTACAAGAACGGTGTGAAGCTTCGCTTCTTTGCCGGGAAATGGAGGAACCGAACTGGAGTCCCGCACATCTTCCTTTCCTCCAGTTAG